CCGCTCCCGAGGGTGCACTTATGACCACCAGATGCCCGCTACTCATATGATGTTCTGCACCTGCTCACGTATTTTTTCCAGCTCGTCCTTTATCCGCACGACCAGATGGCTGATGTCGATGTGGTCCGTCTTGGCACCGAGGGTGTTCACTTCCCGGCCTATCTCCTGGAGAAGAAAACCCAGTCGCTTGCCCGTATCTTCGTCATCTTCAACGTAGGCCTGAAACAGATCCAGATGACTGTTAAGGCGGGTGCACTCTTCGGTGATATCCCGCTTTTCCGACAGGACGGCCGCTTCCTGGAGCAGCTGTCCTTCATCAACGGGGACACTGTCCATAAGTTCCTGAAGCCGGCTGCGATAACGCTCCAGATCTCCGGCTCGGCGTTCCCGAGCCAGATTCTCGATCAGCCGCACGTCCTCCCAAACCTGGGCTAAGCGCGAGCGCAGGTCTGCGGCCAAATTAGTCCCTTCCGCCGCCCGCATTTCTTCCACCTTGGCTAAGGCCTCTCTCAGAGCCTCCAATAACAGCTCCAGCAGAAGGTCCTCCCGATCAAATTCCTCAACCGTAATGACATCATGCATGGCCGTGTAGTGCGAAAGAGAGGGGCTCTCCGTCAGGGCCAACTCCTCCTGGATTTGTTTGAAAACCTGCTGATACTGCCGCAGACGAGCCCGGTTTACCTGGATGGGAGCCTCGGTTTCTTCAGCAATATCCAACACGACGGTCACATTGACCTTTCCCCGGGAGAGTGCCTGCTGGACTTCCTGGCGTACCTGGGGCTCAAACTTCTGCATTACCTTGGGCAGTCTGGGTGTCAAGTCAAAGAACCGGCTATTAAGGCATTGGATGTCCACTGAGAGCGTCACGCCGCCACGGGTGACCTGGCCCTGTCCATATCCGGTCATGCTTCTTACCATGAAAACCACCGTAATAAGTCGCATAAACTAATATACCAAGCCAGCATAATCAATGATTGCTTTTCAGTAACCCCTTAAAATTTTAATAGATAGAGTCTACTATTATCCAGCACTCTCAGATCATGAGAGGAGGCTTCACTCAGCTCCGAGGAAAGCGCGCAGCGTTTCCAGAAATAGAGTGATGGACAGCTGATGGGTGGGTTCAAAAACCCCGGCCCGTGTATTTTCAACATAGGCATAATCCACGTGGAATATCGGGAAGCTGAGCCCGACCCCCAGTGTGAAGGGGTAGAGGGTTGCGCTACCACCGCGAAGCCGCAGGTTATTATTGATAACCAGCTCCACCCCGGCTTGGGCAAGAAAGCTGACCTGCCCGAGCTCGAAGGCCCGCTCCAGCCGTCGGCCGTCCAGGCGGCTGCTGAGCTCGCCCTCGATGACCACCGGTCGCCGGATCAAAGGGAGTGTAAAATCCCCTTTCAAGCCCGTTGTAACCCGGGGAGCCGTCGTCGCCCACCTGCCGGTACTCCAGTACACCTGGGTGGTGGTAAGATCCTGCAGCATCAGGCCCATTGAAAGGGCGCGTCCAAATGCCCGCCAGACCCCGAGGTCAAAGCCCAGGCCCAGGCCCAGTTCATCGGCCAGCCAGTGCCCAATAAGCTTCACACTGGTCCCCCAGTGCCAGCCCCGCTGGTTTTTCCGGGCCACCGACAGCAGAAGCCCCCATTCCCGCTGATTGAAATAGCTTATATTGTCAGGGTCAGGGCGCTCGTGAATGTCCAGGCGCCCATTTCCATTGCTGTCAGCCAGGGCAAGGGCACTGCGTGTATCGGGAATATCGTCCACCCCCCGCCGCACCAGCCCCAGCTGAACCGCCAGGTCGGGGGAGCTGATAAAGTTGACCGCCATGAGGTCGGCGCTCACCATACCGCCGAACTGCTCGCGGCGAGCCAGCACCAGGCTGGGCTGGCTGAGCCGCCCTACCAGCGCCGGATTATAAAAGCCGGTGGCAGCTTCATGGGTGTTACTCACTCCGGTACCCCCCATGGCCACGCTGCGGGCATCGCCGGGAAATTCAAACAGTTCCCCGGCGTACTTGGCCTGGGCGGCTAAAAATAGCGGGCTTACTATTACGAGGGACAACAGTAGTTGCCGCGGCAATTGGAGAGATATGATCACAGACCGTGCTTCTTCTTCAGCTTGTCCAGCAGGTTCAGGGCCTCAATGGGTGTCAGAGTGTTGATATCGAT
This window of the Candidatus Neomarinimicrobiota bacterium genome carries:
- a CDS encoding YicC/YloC family endoribonuclease → MVRSMTGYGQGQVTRGGVTLSVDIQCLNSRFFDLTPRLPKVMQKFEPQVRQEVQQALSRGKVNVTVVLDIAEETEAPIQVNRARLRQYQQVFKQIQEELALTESPSLSHYTAMHDVITVEEFDREDLLLELLLEALREALAKVEEMRAAEGTNLAADLRSRLAQVWEDVRLIENLARERRAGDLERYRSRLQELMDSVPVDEGQLLQEAAVLSEKRDITEECTRLNSHLDLFQAYVEDDEDTGKRLGFLLQEIGREVNTLGAKTDHIDISHLVVRIKDELEKIREQVQNII